Genomic segment of Variovorax sp. OAS795:
GAAGGCCGAGTCCGGAATCGGCACGCCGACCTGCACCGTGCGGCCGTTCGCGCGGCCCGCGAATCCGGCCATGTAGCGCAGCACGCCGATCGCGCCGCCGACGTTCAGGTCGCGCGCCATCCAGATCGGCATGCCGACGTCGAGCACCTCCAGTTCGGCCAGCGTCTGGCGGTCGCGTTCGACCAGGTCGGCGAGCCGGCGCAGAAGGGCTTCGCGCCCGGCGCCGTGCATGCGCGGCCAGGGCCCGGCTTCGAAGGCGGTGCGTGCGGCGCGCACGGCCGCATCGACCTGCGCCGCACCCGCTGCGGCGATGCGGGAGACCGGCATCGCGCTGCTCGGGTCCACCGCCGGCAGGCTGTTGGCGACCGGCTGCCATTCGCCACCGATGAAGACGCGCGGCGCGTGGTCGAGTGCGGCGCGGGTGGCCGCGCCCAGCAGCCCCAGGTTGTTCTGAAGCATGCTCAGGCCCTTTCGGATTGGAGGAAGTCGGCGGCCCGCTCGGCGATCATGATCGTGCCGGCGTTGGTGTTGCCGCGCGGGATGGCGGGCATGACGGACACGTCGGCGACGCGCAGCCCCTGCAGGCCGTGCACGCGCAATTGCGGGTCGACCACCGCCATGGCATCGGTCCCCATCTTGCAAGTGCCGCCGGGGTGGTAGACGGTCTTGGCGTAGTGGCGTACCCGGGCGTCGATGGCGGCGTCGTCGTCGCCGGCGAATTCGGGCAGGGGCTCGATCTCCCGGCTCACCAGCGCCGCGAGCGACGGCGCGGCAAGGATCCGGCGTGCCAGCCGCACGCCTTCGCGCAGCACGCGCACGTCGTCCTCGTCGGCCAGCGCGCCGGCGTCCAGCCACGGCAGGTCGAGCGGGTCGTTGCTGCGCAGGCGCAATTCGCCGCGCGACCTGGGTGCGAGCTGGCAGGGGTTGAGCGTGATGCCGTGCACCATCGGCGGCGCGCGGTCCGCATCGCCGACCAGCACCGGCAGCACGTGGAACTGGATGTCCGCGCGACCGTCGCCATCGGTGTCGAAGAAGCCGCCCGACTCGACCACGTTCGAGGTCATCAGGCCGCTCTTGAAGAGAACCCACTGCGCGCCGTGCCGCAGGGCCGACAGGCCGCGGTCGTGTCCGAACAGGCTGATCGGCTCGCGCGTCTGGCCATACACGGGCACTTCGAGGTGGTCCTGGTAGTTGCGGCCGACGCCGGCCAGCTCCTTCACCTGCGGAACCCCGACCGCCTGCAGCTGTGCGCCCGGCCCGACCCCCGACTGCAGCAGGATCTTGGCGCTGCCCAGGCCGCCCGCGCAGAGGACCACCTCGCGCCTGGCGCGGAAGGCGACGCTGGCGTGATGCCCCTTGCTCTCCAGGCACTCGATGCCGGTGGCGCGCGTGCCGTCGAACTGCACGCGCGCGGCGGTCAGGTCGGTGCGCACCTCGAGGTTCGGGCGTCCCATCGCGGGCCGCAGGAAGAAGCGCGCGGTGTTGCCGCGCTCGCCCTCGAAGGACGTGATCTGGTAGAACCCCGCGCCCAGCTGGGAGGCGCCGTTGAAGTCGTGGTTGAACGGCAGGCCGATCTCCTGCGCGGAGCGCACGAACGCGGCGTTGAGTGCATGGCGGTACGGCGTGTCGATGACCTTGAGGGGCCCGGCGGCACCGTGGTATGCGTCGGACAGGCGCTGGTTTCCCTCGGACTTGCGAAACCACGGCAGCACGTCGTCGTAGCCCCAGCCGGTGCAGCCGCCGTCGCGCCAGTCGTCGTAGTCCTGGCGATCGCCGCGGATGTAGATCATGCCGTTCATGGAGCCGCTGCCGCCCAGCGTGCGGCCCTGCGGCACGAACGCGGTCCGGCCGCCCAGGCCGGCCTGCGGCTCGGATTGGTAGTCCCACATCCGGTGCGTGCCGAACACGCGGCTGAAGCCGGCCGGCATGCGGATGAAGATGCTGTTGTCGCGCGCGCCGGCCTCGATCAGCAGCACGCGCTGCGACGGGTCGGCGGACAGGCGGTTGGCCAGCAGGCAGCCGGCGGAGCCGCCGCCCACCACGATGTAGTCATAGTCTTGCGACGTGTTCACGGAAGAGCCTCTGGGTTGTGATGGAGGGAGTCGTCCAGCCGCACGCGGCCGCGTTCGATGGTGAAGCGCCGGTCGCACAGGCCCTCGAGGTTCGCGCCCTCGGAGTCGGTGACCAGGATGGTCGGGCCCTGGCGCCGAAGGGCGCGCAGCACTTCGACCAGGCGCTGCACGAGCGCCGGCGCAACGCCCTCGAAGGGCTCGTCGAGCAACAGCAGGCGCTGGCCCTGGCAGATGGCGCGTGCCAGCGCGGCCAGCTTCTGCTGCCCGCCGGACAGCTGGTTGCCGCGCCGCTGGATCAGCGGTGCGAGCTCCGGGATCATGTCGAGCGCGCCGCTCACGCGGCGGTTGCGCTCGGCGCCCGCGAGCCCGGCAACTTCCAGCGGCAGCTCGATGTTGGCGCGCACCGTCAGCTCGGGAATCAGCCGCCGGTCTTCGGGCATGTAGCCGATGCCCAGCCGCGCGCGCTGCCGGCTGGGCCAGCCGGTGACGTCGATGCCGTCGAGCCGGACTTCGCCCGAGGCGGCCGGCAGCGCGCCGATCAGCGTGCGCATCAGCGTGGTCTTGCCCGCGCCGTTGTGGCCGACCACGCCCAGCACCGCGCCAGGGGGCGCATCCAGGTCGACCTGCTCCAGGATCGATACGGGCCCGAAGGCCACGCAAAGCTTGCGCGTCTCGATCATGCGGCACCTGCCTTTGCGAGGGCGGCGGGCGCCCTGCCGCGCAGCACCGCGGAAGCCACCTGCGCGTCGCGCATGACGTCGCCGGGGGCGCCGTCGGCAATCATCGATCCGTCGCGGAAGGCGAGGATGCGCGTCACGTAGCGGCGCACCACGTCCATGTCGTGCTCCACGAAGAGCACGGTGACGCCGCTCGCGCGGATGACGTCGAACACGACCTCCATCAACGGCATCTTCTCGGCGGAGGACACGCCGCTGGTGGGCTCGTCGAGCAACAGCAGCCTGGGCTTCAGCGACAGGGCCATGGCGATATCGATCAGCTTGCGCTGCCCCTGGGGAACAAGGTTGACCGGCCGCTCGCCGATGGCCTGCAGGCCGAAACGCCCGAGCACCTCGTCGGCGCGCGCCTGGCGCTGTGCGGAATGCAGCGGTTTCAGCAGGCCGCCGGCGGAGCCGTCGGCCAGCGCCAGGGCGAAGAGAAGGTGCTCGCGCACCGTCATTGCGGGGAAGAGCTGCGGAACCTGGAACGAACGCGCCATGCCGTGCGCAACGAGTTCGCGCGGGCTGCGCCCCAGCGTGCTGCGGCCCCCGAGCAGGATCTCGCCGCCGGTCGGGCGCAGGTAGCCGGTCACCATGTTGAGGAAGGTGGTCTTGCCGGCGCCGTTGGTTCCGATCAGGCCCACGACATCGCCCCTGTCGATGCGCACGCTGACCTTGTTCACGGCCACGACGGCACCGAAGCGGACGGTGAGGCCGCGCGTTTCGAGCAGCGGTGCCGAGCTCATGAACGGGCCCCCGCGCGATTCGCCAGCATGCTGGACAGCCCGCTCGGGAAGCGAACGATCAGCAGCAGCAGGGTCGCACCGAGCACGAATTTCCAGTATTGCGGTGCGTACTCGAAGGCCAGCGCATGGATGCCTTCGAGCACGAAGGCCGCGGCCAGCGATCCCCAGATGCCGCCCGCACCGGCGAGGATCGCGATGAACACGAACTCGCCGGAGGTCATCCAGAAGCCCATGCCCGGGTCGACCTGGCCGACCAGGATGGCGACGAGCGCGCCCGCGCCGCCGGCCAGCGCACCGGAGGCCGTGTACTCCCTGTGGATCACGCGGCTGGGCGAACAGCCGAGGTATTCCACGCGAACCTCGTTCTCGCGGATGGCGGGGCCGACATGGCCCATGGCCGTCGTCAGGTAGCGCGAAACGCCCCAGGCCGCGAGCAGCGTGACCACCGCCGTGAGCAGGTAGACGGAGCGGATCGCGCCCACGCCCGCGGTCTGCATCGCGAAGAAGGACGCACGCGCCACCGTGAAGCCGTCGGACGAACCCAGGCTCTGCGACTTGAGCAGCACGCCGTACAGGATCATCGACAGCGCCATCGACAGCATCGCGAAGAAGATGCCGCGGTAGCGCCGCATCAGGAAGCCCGCGGCGAAGGCCACCGCGCCAGAGAGCAGGCTGGCCAGCGCAAGCAGCAACAGCGTGTCGCGGATGCCGAGCCAGGGCGTGCCCAGGCCGGCGACATAGCCGCCCAGGCAGTAGTAGAGCGCGTGGCCGAAGGGCACCAGCCCGGCGCGCAGCAGCAGCAGCAGCCCGAGTGCGACGAGCCCCTTGGCAAGTGCCACGGCCAGCAGGCTCATCAGCCAGCTCGGTGCGATGAAGGCGGCTGCGCACAGCACGGCCAGCAGCCCGAGCAGGGATGCGTCGGTTCGGCGAAGGGAGTTCATATCTTTCTCAGCGCGGCTTGGGGGAACAGGCCTTCGGGCCGGACGGCAAGCACGAGGGCCATCACCGCATAGACGATGAACACCTCGGCAAACGGAAACAGATGGATGGTTGCGGCGCGCGCCAGCCCGACGACCAGCGCACCGACGGCGGCGCCCGGGATGCTGCCCATGCCGCCGATCACGATCACCGCGAAGGTCACGACGATGACCTCGGCACCGAGCCCCGGCGCCACCTGGATCATGGGCGCGGTCAGTGCCCCGCCCAGCGCCGCGAGCACCGCGCCGAGCATGAAGGTCGCCAGGTACAGCCGCTCGACATCGATGCCCATCGCGCCCGACATCTCGGGATCTCGGATGATGGCCGCGAGACAGCGCCCGGTGCGCGTGCGCTGCAGCAGCCACCACAGCAGCAGCCCCACCGCGGCGGCGGCCGCGAGCAATACGAACTCGTAGTTGTTGAAGCGCAGGCCATTGATCTCCGAACTGCCCAGGAGACCGTAGGGCGCGCTGGCCGGATAGGCCGAGGTGCCCCAGATGAACTGGATCACGTCGTCCAGCACCAGCAGCAGCGCATAGGTCGCGAGCGCCAGCGACACTTCGTCGCGCCCCCGCAGGCGGCGCAGCACGCCGCGATCCAGCGCCAGGCCCAGCGCCGTGCCGGCGACCACGGCCGTGCCGAGCTGGATCGCAAAGGCGGCGAAGGAGGGCGGCCGGTCGGCGAACCAGTAGCCCATGGCCGTGGCGGCGACATACGCGCCAATGGCATAGAGGTTGCCGTGCGCGATGTTCAGGACCTTCATCACGCCGAAGATCAGGGTCAGCCCGGCCGCCACGAGAAAGAGCCAGGCGCCGTAGATCAGGCCGTCGATGAGGATGGTGAGGAGTGTCGACATGGTCGGTCAGCCAGGGCCCCGGATCACTTGGCGGCGACCGTGCCTTCGCACTTGCGCCCCGCCATGCCGCCCGCCAGCCAGGCCTCGCTCTTGATCCCCTCGGGCGGGTTCACGCATTCGGCAGGGAAGCGCATGGCGTTGCGCACCGACACCGTCTTCTTCTCGGCGTCGTAGAAGGCCTCGCCGACGGCCATGTCCTGGATCGCCTGGTGGCCGTTGCCCAGCGCGAGGCGGATGGTGCCGCTCGGGGTCTCGATGCTGCGGCCCTTGAGCGCCTTGATCAGGGCCGGCGTGCCGGTGTCGCCCGCCTTGGCGGCGCTGTCGTAGGCGGCCTTGAGCGCGAGCAGCGTGTTGGTGTACTGGTAGGCGGTGTACACCGGCGCGTCCTTGTAGCGGCCCTGGTAGGCGGCGGTGAACCAGTCGTTGAGCGCCGACTTGGGCGCGAACAGCCCGTTGGTGCCGCGTGCGGTGAACACCACGCCGTCCGGAACCTGTGCACCCATCCGGTACATGGACAGTTCGAGCAGCGGCGCGTAGATCTTCGAGCGCTCATGCAGGCCGCGCGGGCGCATCTGGGTGAAGAACGCCTCCAGGTCGGCGCCGGCCATCGAGGTGTGGATGATGTCGGGCCGCTTGGTCGCGAGCGCCGAGATCTCCGCCGCGTATTGGCCAGAACCCGGTGTCGGCCATTGCTCGGCGACCACCTCGATGCCGGGCTTCACCGACTTGAGCGCGGCGCTGAAGTCGCGCCATGCATCCTGCCCCAGCGCGTAGTTCGGGTTGATGTGGCCCACCGTCTTTGCGGCCGGCATGCGGGCCTGCGCATAGAGCGCGAGCGCAACGCTGTCCATCGTGGTGGAACCCGTCGTGCGGAACACGTACTCGTACTTGCCGTCCTCGAAGATGCGCGGCGTGGCGCAGGTGGACATCACCGTGAGGACCTTGAGTTCCTCGGCCACCGGCGCGATCGCCACGCAGGTGGCGGCCGACCCGAAACCCATCACCGCGTCGGCGCCTTGCCGTTCCACCAGCCCGCGGAACTCCGCCACCTGCTTGGCGTTGCCGCCGTTCTCGTCGAGGAAGATCAGTTCGACTTCCTTGCCGCCCATTCCCTTGCCCGTGTTGTACGGCGCCGGCAGCTCGCCCTTGTTGATGGCGTCGGCCAGCATGCGCGCGGCATTCTGGCCCGGGCCGTTCACCACCGACAGCGGGCCGGTCAATGGCGTGACGACCGCGATGCGCACCTTGCCGCCCTGCGCAATGGCGCCCGCGGCGCCGAACAGGGAGGCCGCGCCGAGCGCGGCGGCGATCCAGCGGAAGCTGCTTTGGAATTTCATGTCGTTGTCTCCTGGTGGGTCGTTCGGACCGAAGCTCGTCGAGGCTTGGCAGCGCTCCCGTGCTTGTGTCCGTTTATCGGAACGGCTATGTGCGCTGCTGGGCGGATTGTTTTCTAATAGCTGAAAACAAAATAGGCATCTGTCCGATAGATGAACACGAAAACGACTTCCGATGCAGGCTCCCTCAAGCGGGGTGTCGCATTGCTCAAGCTGCTGGCCACAGCCGGCCGCAAGGGCCTGGCGCTGACCGAGCTGGCGGCCAAGGCGCAGTTGCCGCATCCCTCGGCGCACCGCGTGCTCGCGCAGCTGATTGCCGAGAACCTGGCCGTGCACGACGCATTGACGCGCCGCTACCGGCTCGGCCCGCTGGCCTTCGAACTCGGCGTGGCCGGGTCGACCATGCACGACATCCGCGACCTGTGCGATGGCGCGATGAATTCGCTCGCGAAGGAGACCGGCGACACGGTCTACCTGGTGGTGCGCAGCGGTTTCGACGCCGTGTGCATGCACCGGCGCGAAGGCGAGTTTCCGATCCGGGCGCTGGTGCTCGAGGTCGGCAGCCGGCGGCCGCTGGGCGTCGGCGCGGGCGGGCTTGCGATCCTCTCCGCGATCGAGGAGGAGGAGCGCATGGAAATCATCGAACGCGTGGCACCGACCCTGCCGGCCTTCGGCAAGCTGACGGCACAGGACCTGGCAGAGGCCTGCATCCAGACGCGCGCCGAAGGCGCCGCCGTGATCCAGAACCGCGTGAGCCTCGGCGTGCGCGCGGTGGGCGTCGCGTTCCGCAATTCGATGTCGCACGCGGTGGGCGCACTCAGCGTGGCCGCCTTGACCCAGCGCCTCAACCAGCGGCGCACGCAGCAGATCAGCGAGATGCTGCGCAAGGCGACGCAGGAGGTCGAAGTGCTCCTGCGCAAGCGCAGCGGGCCGTGATAAGCCGGCCGGCCGGCGCGGCCCCTCAGAACGAATGCCGCATGCCCAGCATGGTCCCCATCTGGGAGCCGCCCGGAGCGGGATTGCTCCCGGTGGCCCCGGAACTCACGGACAACGCCAGGTTGCCATCGTTGGAAATGTGCCCCACCGTCGCGTACAGCGCAGTGCGTTTGGACAGGTTGTAGGTGGCGCGCACGGCAGCCAGGGTCGCGCCGTTCCTGCTGTTCCTGTAGCCGAGCCGGAAGAGCTGTGCATCGAGCGTGAGGGCGGGCAGCACCGGGTAGCTTCCGCCCACGTACCAGAGATCGCTCCGGGGCGTGAGCGGGCTGGCGTCGTTGTTCCGCCGGATCACGCCGGCGGAGAGTTGTCCCTCGCCCAGCTTCACATAGCCATTGGCCGAGATTCGCCGGTCCTTGAGCCTGCTGCTCACCAGGCCCGCGAACGCACCGGGACCGCCGCGGATTTCATCGACGGCGAGGGCTGCGCCCCAGCGTGCGGCGTCGTACTTCATCAGCACGGACCATTCCTGGCAGGCCTTGCTGTCGGTGGCGCTTTCGCCGGGGCAGTTGGTGCCTGCCGGACTTGGCCCGGCGTTGACCACGTCGCGGCCCAGGCTGTAGGAGGCTCCCATCGTGAAGCCGCCGAACGTGCCGCGGTAGACGATGGCGTTGTCGGCGCGTGCATTCGGGATGTAGGCGTCGAGCGAGCCGCTGCCATAGACGTTGGGCCCGAGCACGTCGGCGTCCAGCAGCGACCAGAACAGCATCGTGTACTGGCGCCCTAGCGTCACAGTGCCCCAGCCGCCGGACAGCCCCACGAAGGCCTGCCGCCCGAAGCTGCGGCCTCCCTGGTTCAGGCTGCCGGTGTCCGGCCCGAAGCCCGATTCCAGCACGAAGACGCTGCGCAGGCCGTCGCCCAGATCCTCCACGCCGCGAACGCCCCAACGCGACGGCAGGCTGCCCGTCAGCGACGGCATGCGGATCAGGCGGTTGCTGCCGGGCCCGACATTGCTGAGGTACTCGACGCCGGTGTCGACCAGACCGTAGAGCGAGATGCTGGAAGCCGATGGCGCCCGTGCGCGCGATTGCGCCTCCGACTCGACGCGCCGCGCGTCCTGGTCGGGGGCCGTGGCGGGACCGCTGACGCTGGGCGACTGCGCCCAGGCGCCTGCCGCAAGCAGGCAGGCCATCGCGGCCGCGATCGATATCTTCTTCGAGAACTGTCTTTTCATGGTCTTTGTCTCCAGGTGTTGTTGCGAAAAAAGGCGAGCGCCGTCCACACCGGTGCCTCGCATCGGTTGCGTCAGAAAGAGGAAGAAAGAGGAGGGGAACCGCCGGCGCCGGGCGCCCTGCGAGTTCAGCGGATCGCCTGGACCGCTGGCAGCGCTCGAACTACTGAACTACTTGGCTATGCACTTCGATGCATAGGCGTCCGCATGCGACTGCAGGACGTTTTCCGCCAGCAAGCGGAATTCGGCCTTGTCCGCTGCCCCCTTGGCGATCTCGAACACGTGATAGTTCTGGATCGGGAAATTGTTGGCGCCGAAGCGGAAGGCACCGCGCACGGACTTGAAAGGCGTGGTCGCAATTGCCCGCGCCAGCGCCTTGCGGTCGGAGGCATCGCCCTTGCGCCTTGCCAGCGCCGCATCGAGCACCATCGCGGCGTCGTAGCTGAACGCCGCATAGGCGGAAGGCATGCGCGCGTACTTCTTCTCGAAGGCTGCAACGAACTGGCGCGACTCGGCCCCCGGGCTGCCCGGCGACCAGGCATCGGCGGTGATGACGCCGAAGGCGGCCCTGCCCATGGCGGCCACCGAGGTGCCCTCGACCGTGTTGGTGGTGTAGAGCGGGATCTTTCCCTGCAGCCCAGCCTGCTGGTACTGCCGCACGAAGGTCACGCCGAGCCCGCCCGGGTAGAAGGCGAACACGGCCTCGGGCCGGGATGCGCCCAGGCGCGTGAGCTCGGCGGAGAAATCCAGCTGGTTCAGCGG
This window contains:
- a CDS encoding GMC family oxidoreductase N-terminal domain-containing protein; this encodes MNTSQDYDYIVVGGGSAGCLLANRLSADPSQRVLLIEAGARDNSIFIRMPAGFSRVFGTHRMWDYQSEPQAGLGGRTAFVPQGRTLGGSGSMNGMIYIRGDRQDYDDWRDGGCTGWGYDDVLPWFRKSEGNQRLSDAYHGAAGPLKVIDTPYRHALNAAFVRSAQEIGLPFNHDFNGASQLGAGFYQITSFEGERGNTARFFLRPAMGRPNLEVRTDLTAARVQFDGTRATGIECLESKGHHASVAFRARREVVLCAGGLGSAKILLQSGVGPGAQLQAVGVPQVKELAGVGRNYQDHLEVPVYGQTREPISLFGHDRGLSALRHGAQWVLFKSGLMTSNVVESGGFFDTDGDGRADIQFHVLPVLVGDADRAPPMVHGITLNPCQLAPRSRGELRLRSNDPLDLPWLDAGALADEDDVRVLREGVRLARRILAAPSLAALVSREIEPLPEFAGDDDAAIDARVRHYAKTVYHPGGTCKMGTDAMAVVDPQLRVHGLQGLRVADVSVMPAIPRGNTNAGTIMIAERAADFLQSERA
- a CDS encoding ATP-binding cassette domain-containing protein — its product is MIETRKLCVAFGPVSILEQVDLDAPPGAVLGVVGHNGAGKTTLMRTLIGALPAASGEVRLDGIDVTGWPSRQRARLGIGYMPEDRRLIPELTVRANIELPLEVAGLAGAERNRRVSGALDMIPELAPLIQRRGNQLSGGQQKLAALARAICQGQRLLLLDEPFEGVAPALVQRLVEVLRALRRQGPTILVTDSEGANLEGLCDRRFTIERGRVRLDDSLHHNPEALP
- a CDS encoding ATP-binding cassette domain-containing protein, whose product is MSSAPLLETRGLTVRFGAVVAVNKVSVRIDRGDVVGLIGTNGAGKTTFLNMVTGYLRPTGGEILLGGRSTLGRSPRELVAHGMARSFQVPQLFPAMTVREHLLFALALADGSAGGLLKPLHSAQRQARADEVLGRFGLQAIGERPVNLVPQGQRKLIDIAMALSLKPRLLLLDEPTSGVSSAEKMPLMEVVFDVIRASGVTVLFVEHDMDVVRRYVTRILAFRDGSMIADGAPGDVMRDAQVASAVLRGRAPAALAKAGAA
- a CDS encoding branched-chain amino acid ABC transporter permease; this encodes MNSLRRTDASLLGLLAVLCAAAFIAPSWLMSLLAVALAKGLVALGLLLLLRAGLVPFGHALYYCLGGYVAGLGTPWLGIRDTLLLLALASLLSGAVAFAAGFLMRRYRGIFFAMLSMALSMILYGVLLKSQSLGSSDGFTVARASFFAMQTAGVGAIRSVYLLTAVVTLLAAWGVSRYLTTAMGHVGPAIRENEVRVEYLGCSPSRVIHREYTASGALAGGAGALVAILVGQVDPGMGFWMTSGEFVFIAILAGAGGIWGSLAAAFVLEGIHALAFEYAPQYWKFVLGATLLLLIVRFPSGLSSMLANRAGARS
- a CDS encoding branched-chain amino acid ABC transporter permease — encoded protein: MSTLLTILIDGLIYGAWLFLVAAGLTLIFGVMKVLNIAHGNLYAIGAYVAATAMGYWFADRPPSFAAFAIQLGTAVVAGTALGLALDRGVLRRLRGRDEVSLALATYALLLVLDDVIQFIWGTSAYPASAPYGLLGSSEINGLRFNNYEFVLLAAAAAVGLLLWWLLQRTRTGRCLAAIIRDPEMSGAMGIDVERLYLATFMLGAVLAALGGALTAPMIQVAPGLGAEVIVVTFAVIVIGGMGSIPGAAVGALVVGLARAATIHLFPFAEVFIVYAVMALVLAVRPEGLFPQAALRKI
- a CDS encoding ABC transporter substrate-binding protein; its protein translation is MKFQSSFRWIAAALGAASLFGAAGAIAQGGKVRIAVVTPLTGPLSVVNGPGQNAARMLADAINKGELPAPYNTGKGMGGKEVELIFLDENGGNAKQVAEFRGLVERQGADAVMGFGSAATCVAIAPVAEELKVLTVMSTCATPRIFEDGKYEYVFRTTGSTTMDSVALALYAQARMPAAKTVGHINPNYALGQDAWRDFSAALKSVKPGIEVVAEQWPTPGSGQYAAEISALATKRPDIIHTSMAGADLEAFFTQMRPRGLHERSKIYAPLLELSMYRMGAQVPDGVVFTARGTNGLFAPKSALNDWFTAAYQGRYKDAPVYTAYQYTNTLLALKAAYDSAAKAGDTGTPALIKALKGRSIETPSGTIRLALGNGHQAIQDMAVGEAFYDAEKKTVSVRNAMRFPAECVNPPEGIKSEAWLAGGMAGRKCEGTVAAK
- a CDS encoding IclR family transcriptional regulator; this translates as MNTKTTSDAGSLKRGVALLKLLATAGRKGLALTELAAKAQLPHPSAHRVLAQLIAENLAVHDALTRRYRLGPLAFELGVAGSTMHDIRDLCDGAMNSLAKETGDTVYLVVRSGFDAVCMHRREGEFPIRALVLEVGSRRPLGVGAGGLAILSAIEEEERMEIIERVAPTLPAFGKLTAQDLAEACIQTRAEGAAVIQNRVSLGVRAVGVAFRNSMSHAVGALSVAALTQRLNQRRTQQISEMLRKATQEVEVLLRKRSGP
- a CDS encoding porin, producing the protein MKRQFSKKISIAAAMACLLAAGAWAQSPSVSGPATAPDQDARRVESEAQSRARAPSASSISLYGLVDTGVEYLSNVGPGSNRLIRMPSLTGSLPSRWGVRGVEDLGDGLRSVFVLESGFGPDTGSLNQGGRSFGRQAFVGLSGGWGTVTLGRQYTMLFWSLLDADVLGPNVYGSGSLDAYIPNARADNAIVYRGTFGGFTMGASYSLGRDVVNAGPSPAGTNCPGESATDSKACQEWSVLMKYDAARWGAALAVDEIRGGPGAFAGLVSSRLKDRRISANGYVKLGEGQLSAGVIRRNNDASPLTPRSDLWYVGGSYPVLPALTLDAQLFRLGYRNSRNGATLAAVRATYNLSKRTALYATVGHISNDGNLALSVSSGATGSNPAPGGSQMGTMLGMRHSF
- a CDS encoding ABC transporter substrate-binding protein, with product MNKTIGHNALALCIALLASASHADVKVGFLATLSGPSADVGRDQLDGFNLALEQLGGKLGGAPAVLFKEDDQQKPEVALDALSKLLDKEKVDVVTGLTFANIMMALQNKIAATDVPFLGSVAGVSAAAGAQCKPNLFVTSWQSDVPAEAMGKYLTDKGIKRISVMTPNFVGGKDKIAGLKRFYKGEIVDEVYTPLNQLDFSAELTRLGASRPEAVFAFYPGGLGVTFVRQYQQAGLQGKIPLYTTNTVEGTSVAAMGRAAFGVITADAWSPGSPGAESRQFVAAFEKKYARMPSAYAAFSYDAAMVLDAALARRKGDASDRKALARAIATTPFKSVRGAFRFGANNFPIQNYHVFEIAKGAADKAEFRLLAENVLQSHADAYASKCIAK